Proteins from one Comamonas flocculans genomic window:
- a CDS encoding xanthine dehydrogenase family protein molybdopterin-binding subunit: MGANEFAKLPHIGESLKRKEDLRFLTGQGNYTDDVQLDRQRHGYFVRSPHAHATIKSVNAAAASKMPGVVRIFTGADIEGKLGSIPCAWQIHYPDGSPMREPPHPALASKKVRYVGDQVALVVADTHEHAKNAAEAVQVEYEELPPVVDMLSAKDGPALHDEAPDNQCFKWTLGDKAAVDAAFAGAAHVTKIDVVNNRLIPNAMEPRAVNVRYNRSTDETELYVSNQNPHVERLLLTAFVMQLPEHKVRVIAPDVGGGFGSKIYLYAEDVALTYAARELNCAVKWTAERSESFVSDAHGRDHLSHAEMAMDKDGKFLAARFHTHANLGAYLSTFASAIPTYLYGTLLAGQYATPQVYVEVDAWFTNTAPVDAYRGAGRPEACYLVERLVTRCGWELGLTQDEIRKRNFVTAFPYQTPVALQYDTGDFHACMRDAQKLADVAGFDDRRKASEARGLLRGMGYSSYIEACGLAPSNLAGALGARAGLFEAGEVRVHPTGSVTVFTGSHSHGQGHETTFAQLVAARLGLNPDQVEIVHGDTGRIPFGLGTYGSRSLSVGGAAIMKALDKIEAKAKKIAAHLMEASDTDIEFANGEFTVKGTDKKIPFAQVALTAYVPHNYPLDKLEPGLNETAFYDPTNFTYPAGTYICEVEIDPETGVVRVDRFSCVDDFGVIINPMIVEGQVQGGVVQGMGQALYEHGIYDKDTGQLLTGSYMDYTMPRAANFPNIQIGHVCTPCTHNPIGSKGCGEAGAIGAPPAVINAVLDALKPLGIDDIDMPATPDRVWATIQQAKQA; the protein is encoded by the coding sequence ATGGGTGCCAATGAATTTGCCAAGCTGCCGCACATCGGCGAATCGCTCAAGCGCAAGGAAGACCTGCGCTTTCTCACCGGCCAGGGCAATTACACCGACGACGTGCAGCTGGACCGCCAGCGCCACGGCTACTTCGTGCGCTCGCCGCATGCGCACGCCACCATCAAGAGCGTGAACGCCGCCGCCGCCAGCAAGATGCCCGGGGTGGTGCGCATCTTCACCGGCGCGGACATCGAGGGCAAGCTCGGCTCCATCCCCTGCGCCTGGCAGATCCACTACCCCGACGGCAGCCCGATGCGCGAGCCGCCGCACCCGGCGCTGGCCAGCAAGAAGGTGCGCTACGTGGGCGACCAGGTGGCCCTCGTCGTGGCCGACACGCACGAGCACGCCAAGAACGCCGCCGAGGCGGTGCAGGTCGAATACGAGGAACTGCCCCCCGTCGTCGACATGCTCAGCGCCAAGGACGGCCCCGCGCTGCACGACGAGGCGCCGGACAACCAGTGCTTCAAATGGACGCTGGGCGACAAGGCCGCCGTGGACGCGGCCTTTGCGGGCGCCGCGCACGTGACGAAGATCGACGTGGTGAACAACCGGCTCATTCCCAACGCGATGGAGCCGCGCGCGGTCAACGTGCGCTACAACCGCTCGACCGACGAGACCGAGCTCTACGTCTCCAACCAGAACCCGCACGTGGAGCGCCTGCTGCTCACCGCCTTCGTGATGCAGCTGCCCGAGCACAAGGTGCGCGTGATCGCGCCCGACGTAGGCGGGGGCTTCGGCTCCAAGATCTACCTGTATGCCGAGGACGTGGCCCTGACTTATGCCGCGCGCGAACTCAACTGCGCGGTCAAGTGGACGGCCGAGCGCAGTGAATCCTTCGTGAGCGACGCGCACGGACGCGACCACCTGAGCCACGCCGAGATGGCGATGGACAAGGACGGCAAGTTCCTTGCCGCGCGCTTTCACACCCACGCCAACCTGGGCGCCTACCTCTCGACGTTTGCCAGCGCCATCCCCACCTACCTCTACGGCACGCTGCTGGCGGGCCAGTACGCCACGCCGCAGGTCTATGTGGAGGTGGACGCCTGGTTCACCAACACCGCGCCGGTCGATGCCTACCGCGGCGCAGGCCGGCCCGAGGCCTGCTATCTGGTGGAGCGGCTGGTCACGCGCTGCGGCTGGGAGCTGGGCCTCACGCAGGACGAGATCCGCAAGCGCAACTTCGTCACGGCCTTCCCCTACCAGACGCCGGTGGCGCTGCAGTACGACACGGGGGACTTTCACGCCTGCATGCGCGACGCGCAAAAGCTCGCCGACGTGGCCGGCTTCGATGACCGGCGCAAGGCCAGCGAGGCCAGGGGCCTGCTGCGCGGCATGGGCTATTCCAGCTACATCGAAGCCTGTGGCCTGGCGCCGAGCAACCTCGCGGGCGCTTTGGGCGCGCGCGCCGGCCTTTTTGAAGCCGGCGAGGTGCGCGTGCACCCCACGGGCAGCGTGACGGTGTTCACCGGCTCGCACAGCCACGGCCAGGGGCATGAGACGACGTTTGCGCAGCTCGTCGCGGCGCGTCTGGGGCTCAACCCGGATCAGGTCGAGATCGTGCACGGCGACACCGGGCGCATCCCCTTCGGTCTGGGCACCTACGGCAGCCGCTCGCTGTCGGTGGGCGGCGCGGCCATCATGAAGGCGCTGGACAAGATCGAGGCCAAGGCCAAGAAGATCGCCGCGCACCTGATGGAGGCCAGTGACACCGACATCGAATTTGCCAACGGCGAATTCACCGTCAAGGGCACGGACAAGAAGATCCCCTTCGCCCAGGTGGCGCTCACCGCCTACGTGCCGCACAACTACCCGCTGGACAAGCTGGAGCCGGGCCTGAACGAGACCGCCTTCTACGACCCGACCAACTTCACCTACCCCGCGGGCACCTACATCTGCGAGGTCGAGATCGACCCCGAGACCGGCGTGGTGCGCGTGGACCGCTTCTCCTGCGTGGACGACTTCGGCGTCATCATCAACCCCATGATCGTCGAGGGCCAGGTGCAGGGCGGCGTGGTGCAGGGCATGGGCCAGGCGCTGTACGAGCACGGCATCTACGACAAGGACACGGGGCAGCTGCTCACCGGCAGCTACATGGACTACACCATGCCGCGCGCGGCCAACTTCCCCAATATCCAGATCGGCCATGTGTGCACGCCGTGCACGCACAACCCCATAGGCAGCAAGGGCTGCGGCGAGGCGGGCGCGATCGGCGCGCCACCGGCGGTGATCAACGCGGTGCTCGATGCCCTCAAGCCCCTGGGCATCGACGACATCGACATGCCCGCCACGCCCGACCGCGTGTGGGCCACGATCCAGCAAGCCAAGCAAGCCTGA
- a CDS encoding (2Fe-2S)-binding protein, with product MQIELKVNGQAVSADVPPNTLLVQFIREHLRLTGTHVGCDTAQCGACTVMADGRSIKSCNVLAVQMNGCDITTIEGVAAPDGTLHPIQAAFKECHGLQCGYCTPGMVMSSIDLLAHHPHASEREIRELLEGNICRCTGYQNIVKAIQTAQAAVAA from the coding sequence ATGCAGATCGAGCTCAAGGTCAACGGACAGGCCGTCAGTGCGGACGTGCCGCCCAACACGCTGCTGGTGCAGTTCATCCGCGAACACCTGCGCCTCACCGGCACCCACGTGGGCTGCGACACCGCCCAGTGCGGCGCCTGCACGGTCATGGCGGACGGGCGCTCCATCAAGTCGTGCAACGTGCTGGCGGTGCAGATGAACGGCTGCGACATCACCACCATCGAGGGCGTGGCTGCGCCCGACGGCACGCTGCACCCCATCCAGGCGGCCTTCAAGGAGTGCCACGGCCTGCAATGCGGCTACTGCACGCCGGGCATGGTGATGAGCTCCATCGACCTGCTGGCGCACCACCCGCACGCCAGCGAGCGGGAAATCCGCGAGCTGCTGGAAGGCAACATCTGCCGCTGCACCGGCTACCAGAACATCGTCAAGGCCATCCAGACCGCTCAGGCGGCCGTGGCCGCCTGA
- a CDS encoding helix-turn-helix domain-containing protein, which produces MAMTSSDLRLNQIALARRALAQGGAELTDALVGAWLDRAWIVRSWQRCLARGARPDRPVVFEPAPRRAGADAAEQHAELLALARPGLQRLARQIAPVRYFALLTDARGTVIETAGAIDHRNRATHAIARIGIDLSEQSIGTSAIGAALAERAPVWLHRGEHFFTDTGVYSCAGAPLFGPDGSCLGMIDVTGVDVPERPELQHLVAHTARQIEDALILARPHSLRLRLSWPEGWQVSGGSGGAEGLLCLDADGQVVGANSSARQMLPALHTLAGAPLHAADLFALPWTGLFDGAAQDGPRTVPLWSGLRLQLRAERRHRAPVTPQRSLKALESALIDQAVRDAGGRVAEAARKLGVSRATIYRRLAAMRKGAPG; this is translated from the coding sequence ATGGCCATGACCTCCTCCGACCTTCGCCTGAACCAGATCGCCCTGGCGCGCCGGGCGCTGGCGCAGGGCGGCGCCGAGCTGACCGATGCACTGGTCGGCGCCTGGCTGGACCGCGCCTGGATCGTGCGCAGCTGGCAGCGCTGCCTGGCGCGCGGCGCCCGGCCCGATCGCCCGGTGGTGTTCGAGCCCGCGCCCCGGCGCGCCGGGGCCGACGCCGCCGAGCAGCATGCCGAGCTGCTGGCGCTGGCGCGCCCGGGGCTGCAGCGCCTGGCCAGGCAGATCGCGCCGGTGCGCTACTTCGCCCTGCTCACCGACGCGCGCGGCACGGTGATAGAGACGGCCGGCGCCATAGACCACCGCAACCGTGCCACGCACGCGATCGCGCGCATCGGCATCGACCTGTCCGAGCAGAGCATAGGCACCAGCGCGATCGGCGCGGCGCTCGCCGAGCGCGCGCCGGTCTGGCTGCACCGGGGTGAGCATTTCTTCACCGACACCGGCGTCTACAGCTGCGCCGGCGCACCGCTGTTCGGCCCCGATGGCAGCTGCCTGGGCATGATCGACGTGACCGGCGTGGACGTGCCCGAACGCCCCGAGCTGCAGCACCTGGTGGCGCACACCGCGCGCCAGATCGAGGACGCGCTGATCCTGGCGCGCCCCCACAGCCTGCGCCTGCGCCTGTCCTGGCCCGAGGGCTGGCAGGTCAGCGGGGGCAGCGGCGGCGCCGAAGGCCTGCTGTGCCTGGACGCCGACGGCCAGGTGGTTGGCGCCAACAGCAGCGCGCGCCAGATGCTGCCGGCGCTGCACACTCTGGCGGGCGCGCCGCTGCATGCGGCCGACCTGTTCGCGCTGCCCTGGACGGGACTGTTCGACGGTGCGGCGCAGGACGGGCCGCGCACCGTGCCGCTGTGGTCCGGCCTGCGGCTGCAGCTGCGCGCCGAGCGGCGCCACCGCGCGCCGGTGACGCCGCAGCGTTCGCTCAAGGCGCTGGAGTCGGCGCTGATCGACCAGGCGGTGCGCGATGCCGGCGGGCGCGTGGCCGAAGCGGCGCGCAAGCTCGGCGTGAGCCGCGCCACCATCTACCGGCGCCTGGCGGCGATGCGCAAGGGTGCGCCGGGTTAG
- the prmB gene encoding 50S ribosomal protein L3 N(5)-glutamine methyltransferase, translating into MPAQPTSHGLNGATVGALVASGEAWLQAAGAGFGHGTTNAHDEAAWLVLWSLGLPLDSPLGSGPDSIRNRPVTPAQQAQAASLFEERIRRRVPTAYLTREAWLAGMPFYVDERAIVPRSLIAELMADAGIDPWLSAQTRQVLDLCTGNGSLAVLAALAWPEVAVTGADLSPEALAVARINVERHGLQEHVRLVQSDGLARCPGPWDLILCNPPYVNAQSMAQLPPEYRAEPALALAGGEDGMDFIRRLLRDAPACMSEDAVLVLEIGHERAHFEAAFPELPVFWLPTSAGSEQVLLITRQALAGV; encoded by the coding sequence GTGCCTGCGCAGCCTACCTCGCACGGCCTGAACGGCGCCACCGTGGGCGCCCTGGTGGCCAGCGGCGAGGCGTGGCTGCAGGCTGCCGGCGCGGGCTTTGGCCACGGCACCACCAACGCGCACGACGAAGCCGCCTGGCTCGTGCTCTGGAGCCTGGGCCTGCCGCTGGACAGCCCCCTGGGCAGCGGGCCGGATTCCATACGAAATCGGCCCGTAACGCCCGCCCAGCAAGCGCAAGCAGCTTCGCTTTTTGAAGAGCGCATACGCCGGCGCGTGCCCACCGCCTACCTCACGCGCGAGGCCTGGCTCGCGGGCATGCCGTTCTACGTGGACGAGCGCGCCATCGTGCCGCGCAGCCTAATCGCCGAGCTGATGGCCGACGCCGGCATCGACCCCTGGCTGAGCGCACAGACCCGCCAGGTGCTGGACCTGTGCACCGGCAACGGGAGCCTCGCGGTGCTGGCCGCCCTGGCCTGGCCCGAGGTGGCGGTCACCGGCGCCGACCTCTCGCCCGAGGCCCTGGCCGTGGCGCGCATCAACGTGGAGCGGCACGGCCTGCAGGAGCACGTGCGGCTCGTCCAGTCCGACGGCCTGGCACGCTGCCCCGGCCCCTGGGACCTGATCCTGTGCAACCCGCCCTACGTCAACGCGCAAAGCATGGCGCAGCTGCCGCCCGAATACCGCGCCGAACCCGCGCTGGCGCTGGCCGGCGGCGAGGACGGCATGGACTTCATCCGCCGCCTGCTTCGCGATGCCCCGGCTTGCATGAGCGAGGATGCGGTGCTGGTGCTGGAGATCGGCCACGAGCGCGCGCACTTCGAGGCGGCGTTTCCCGAATTGCCGGTGTTCTGGCTGCCGACCAGCGCGGGCAGCGAGCAGGTGCTGCTGATCACGCGCCAGGCCCTGGCCGGCGTGTGA
- a CDS encoding ferredoxin--NADP reductase, translating to MFFEERVLSVHHWTERLFSFTTTRDQALRFSNGHFTLIGLKVDGKPLLRAYSVVSPNWEEHLEFLSIKVAHGPLTSRLQHIQVGDSIIVAKKPTGTLVTDYLLPGKRLYLLATGTGIAPFMAIVRDPDTYERFEQIVLVHGVREAAELAYRDYLTHELPRHELLGELVRDKLRYYPTVTRESFIHQGRINALIESGQLAADLGLPQLDPANDRVMLCGSPEMLATLKALLTRMDFAEGSTTRPGDFVIERAFVEK from the coding sequence ATGTTCTTCGAAGAGCGCGTCCTCTCGGTACACCACTGGACCGAGCGGCTGTTTTCCTTTACCACCACGCGCGACCAGGCCCTGCGCTTTTCCAACGGCCACTTCACGCTGATCGGCCTGAAGGTGGACGGCAAGCCGCTGCTGCGCGCCTACAGCGTGGTCAGCCCCAACTGGGAAGAGCACCTGGAATTCCTCTCGATCAAGGTGGCGCACGGGCCGCTGACCTCGCGCCTGCAGCACATCCAGGTGGGCGACAGCATCATCGTCGCCAAGAAGCCCACCGGCACGCTGGTGACCGACTACCTGCTGCCGGGCAAACGCCTGTACCTGCTGGCCACCGGCACCGGCATCGCGCCCTTCATGGCCATCGTGCGCGACCCCGACACCTACGAGCGCTTCGAGCAGATCGTCCTGGTGCACGGCGTGCGCGAAGCGGCCGAGCTCGCCTACCGCGACTACCTCACGCACGAGCTGCCACGCCACGAGCTGCTGGGCGAGCTGGTACGGGACAAGCTGCGCTACTACCCCACGGTCACGCGCGAGAGCTTCATCCACCAGGGCCGCATCAATGCGCTGATCGAAAGCGGCCAGCTTGCGGCCGACCTGGGCCTGCCGCAGCTCGACCCGGCCAACGACCGGGTAATGCTCTGCGGCAGCCCGGAGATGCTGGCCACGCTCAAGGCGCTGCTCACGCGCATGGACTTCGCGGAAGGCAGCACCACGCGCCCGGGCGACTTCGTCATCGAGCGCGCCTTCGTCGAAAAATAG
- a CDS encoding ABC transporter substrate-binding protein, which yields MVAGAAHADSGRYLIGEINSYKAQPAFLEPYRKGMELAVEQVNAAGGIDGKKLVLITRDDNANPGDTVRAAEELITREKVDVLTGGFLSHLGLALTDFALQKKRFYLASEPLTDKIVWEQGNRYTFRLRPSTWMQVAMLVPEAAKLNKKRWALVYPNYEYGQSAVATFKQLLKAAQPDVEFVAEQATPLGKVDAGSVVQALADAKPDAIFNVLFATDLAKFVREGETRGLFEGRKVVGLLSGEPDYLDPLKAEAPVGWIVTGYPWYSITTPEHQAFLDAYRKRFNDYPRNGSVVGYNAILSIAAGLKKAGSSDTEKLIAAFTGLQVNTPFGQITYRAQDHQSTMGAYVGTTAVQDGKGVMVDFRYEDGAKFQPSDEEVKKLRPAAQ from the coding sequence ATGGTGGCGGGCGCGGCGCATGCTGACAGCGGGCGCTACCTGATCGGCGAGATCAACAGCTACAAGGCGCAGCCGGCCTTTCTCGAGCCCTACAGGAAGGGCATGGAGCTGGCCGTCGAGCAGGTGAACGCCGCGGGCGGCATAGACGGCAAGAAGCTGGTCCTGATCACGCGCGACGACAACGCCAACCCCGGCGATACGGTGCGCGCGGCCGAGGAACTCATCACGCGCGAGAAGGTGGACGTGCTCACCGGCGGCTTCCTGTCGCACCTGGGCCTGGCGCTGACCGACTTCGCGCTGCAGAAGAAGCGCTTTTACCTGGCCAGCGAGCCGTTGACCGACAAGATCGTCTGGGAGCAGGGCAACCGCTACACCTTCCGCCTGCGTCCCTCCACCTGGATGCAGGTGGCCATGCTGGTGCCCGAGGCAGCCAAGCTGAACAAGAAGCGCTGGGCGCTGGTCTATCCCAACTATGAATATGGCCAGTCGGCCGTGGCCACCTTCAAGCAGTTGCTGAAGGCCGCCCAGCCGGACGTGGAATTCGTCGCCGAGCAGGCCACGCCGCTGGGCAAGGTGGACGCGGGCAGCGTGGTGCAGGCGCTGGCCGACGCCAAGCCGGACGCCATCTTCAACGTGCTGTTTGCCACCGACCTCGCGAAGTTCGTGCGCGAGGGTGAAACCCGCGGCCTGTTCGAGGGCCGCAAGGTGGTGGGGCTGCTCAGCGGCGAGCCCGACTACCTCGACCCGCTCAAGGCCGAGGCGCCCGTGGGCTGGATCGTCACTGGCTACCCCTGGTATTCCATCACCACGCCCGAGCACCAGGCCTTCCTGGACGCCTACCGCAAGCGCTTCAACGACTACCCGCGCAACGGCTCCGTCGTCGGCTACAACGCCATCCTGTCGATCGCCGCGGGCCTGAAGAAAGCCGGCAGCAGCGACACCGAAAAGCTGATCGCCGCCTTCACCGGCCTGCAGGTGAACACGCCCTTCGGCCAGATCACCTACCGCGCGCAGGACCACCAGTCCACCATGGGGGCCTACGTGGGCACCACGGCAGTCCAGGATGGCAAGGGCGTGATGGTGGACTTCCGCTATGAAGACGGCGCGAAGTTCCAGCCCTCCGACGAAGAAGTGAAGAAGCTGCGCCCCGCCGCGCAGTAA